A part of Oceanidesulfovibrio indonesiensis genomic DNA contains:
- a CDS encoding class I SAM-dependent methyltransferase, protein MAVSRDACPVCRGTESVKLYPDYTGRCITTQMLYCEGIELDNRNCATCGFTWNAKGLRHAQEVMFDTGVQKPKPQIMSFGKDVKPLQQRTLEAFMALHEFPEQGSLLDFGAGNGSFLRYFHQVFPAWKLSGLEPKDDFFELTADLPLEHACNRPYYECGIDGVFDMVIVMSVLEHVPDPLGALRWIHDRLKPGGALLMRHPNFAHLPGDLVCADHINKMTVPHTRQLVQHAGFEVLKEDDSSMLFYFVLQKADGPLRPLPDCHEETLAVARRCEHIAERTIAAVDQCVRSARSRNGKAAVFGTSPIGSMAHLMLDCKDDVVCFVDENANTWGRDIDGIPVVGPHGMAELGVSDLALAISPLYWENVARKMAPYGVEVHVPQLEPCGTGADNA, encoded by the coding sequence ATGGCTGTCAGCCGAGACGCCTGCCCCGTATGCAGGGGCACTGAGAGCGTGAAGCTCTACCCGGACTACACGGGTCGGTGCATCACCACCCAGATGCTCTATTGCGAGGGCATCGAACTGGACAACAGAAACTGCGCAACCTGCGGGTTTACCTGGAACGCCAAGGGTCTGCGGCATGCGCAGGAGGTGATGTTCGATACCGGCGTACAGAAGCCGAAACCCCAGATCATGTCCTTCGGCAAGGACGTGAAGCCCCTGCAGCAACGAACGCTCGAAGCCTTCATGGCCCTGCACGAATTCCCGGAACAGGGTTCGCTGCTGGATTTCGGCGCCGGCAACGGTTCCTTCCTGCGCTACTTCCACCAGGTCTTCCCGGCGTGGAAACTCTCGGGTCTGGAGCCAAAGGACGACTTTTTCGAGCTGACGGCGGATCTCCCTCTTGAACACGCCTGCAACCGACCCTACTATGAATGCGGCATCGACGGCGTGTTCGACATGGTCATCGTGATGTCCGTGCTGGAGCACGTGCCCGACCCGCTCGGCGCACTGCGCTGGATACACGACAGGCTCAAACCAGGCGGCGCGCTCCTCATGCGCCACCCCAACTTCGCCCATCTCCCGGGCGATCTCGTCTGCGCCGACCACATCAACAAAATGACGGTGCCGCACACACGACAGTTGGTGCAGCATGCAGGGTTCGAGGTGCTCAAGGAGGACGACTCCTCCATGCTCTTCTATTTCGTCCTGCAAAAGGCCGACGGCCCCTTGCGCCCGCTGCCCGATTGCCACGAAGAAACGCTGGCCGTGGCCCGGCGGTGCGAGCACATTGCGGAGCGCACCATAGCCGCCGTGGATCAGTGCGTGCGTTCCGCCCGCAGCAGGAACGGCAAAGCCGCCGTTTTCGGCACCTCGCCGATCGGCTCCATGGCGCATCTCATGCTGGACTGCAAGGACGATGTGGTTTGCTTCGTGGACGAGAACGCCAACACCTGGGGCCGCGACATCGACGGCATTCCGGTGGTGGGCCCGCATGGCATGGCGGAACTGGGTGTCTCGGATCTGGCCCTGGCCATCAGCCCGCTGTACTGGGAAAACGTTGCTCGAAAGATGGCGCCGTACGGCGTCGAGGTGCATGTGCCGCAACTGGAGCCCTGCGGAACCGGGGCGGACAATGCCTGA
- a CDS encoding polysaccharide deacetylase WbmS family protein — translation MPEHVAGNAPRFVLTMDTDWAPQFVLDHVLDMLRTYNAPATLFCTSAYDLPADMLANGTLEIGLHPNFMPGSTQGPPDADEEGRLRHLLDLYPDAIGSRSHRFYWHSGLRALLLRNGLRYDASIFCPLQSHLHEYDYYGLTRFPTWWADGYHLLQGLELDRFAPPGMHEPGLKILNVHPIHVYCNTNDLGRMKKSLAGVRLPEAEPDDLAPLRSRGAGVETLFLSALRMMADQDEPAILGALRPRPLV, via the coding sequence ATGCCTGAGCACGTCGCAGGGAACGCCCCGCGCTTCGTCCTGACCATGGACACGGACTGGGCGCCCCAGTTCGTGCTGGACCATGTGCTGGACATGCTCCGGACATACAACGCGCCGGCCACGCTTTTCTGCACCTCGGCCTACGACCTGCCTGCGGACATGCTCGCGAATGGCACGCTGGAAATCGGCCTGCACCCAAACTTCATGCCCGGCTCCACGCAAGGGCCGCCGGACGCGGATGAAGAAGGACGACTGCGCCACCTCCTCGATCTCTACCCCGACGCCATCGGCAGCCGCTCCCATCGTTTCTACTGGCACTCGGGCCTGCGCGCCCTGCTGCTGCGCAACGGCCTGCGCTACGACGCCTCCATTTTCTGTCCACTGCAATCGCACCTGCACGAGTACGATTACTACGGCCTGACGCGCTTCCCCACCTGGTGGGCCGACGGATACCACCTGCTCCAGGGCCTGGAACTCGACCGCTTCGCCCCGCCCGGAATGCATGAACCAGGACTGAAAATCCTCAACGTCCACCCCATTCATGTGTACTGCAACACGAATGATCTCGGACGGATGAAGAAATCCCTGGCCGGAGTGCGGCTTCCAGAGGCCGAGCCGGACGACCTGGCCCCGCTGCGCTCCAGAGGCGCCGGCGTGGAAACACTCTTCCTCTCCGCGCTCAGGATGATGGCGGACCAGGATGAGCCCGCAATTTTGGGAGCCTTGCGCCCCCGTCCCCTTGTTTGA
- a CDS encoding DUF2250 domain-containing protein: protein MPKPNETQTKIVYYLQNVGPAYVKKLAEVLGLEESQWDEVRAEIRALESAGLVERVPGAFVTYQTPEGGTVTKHMNHTYYRSTKKGKRFVRDLAHAPDVPLTPVYKRASR, encoded by the coding sequence ATGCCCAAGCCCAACGAAACGCAAACCAAGATAGTCTACTATCTTCAGAATGTGGGACCGGCGTACGTGAAGAAACTCGCCGAGGTCCTCGGCCTTGAAGAATCGCAGTGGGACGAGGTGCGCGCCGAGATCAGAGCCCTGGAATCCGCCGGCCTGGTGGAGCGCGTTCCTGGCGCCTTCGTCACATACCAGACGCCGGAAGGCGGCACGGTGACCAAGCACATGAACCACACCTACTACCGCTCCACGAAGAAAGGAAAGCGGTTCGTACGCGATCTCGCCCACGCGCCGGACGTTCCCCTCACCCCCGTCTACAAACGCGCCTCCAGATGA
- a CDS encoding glycosyltransferase family 2 protein, protein MDSSSEQTFFNRPETLPEPLRRLTLIGTDGRFQLLGLAQQALESNDEQVVVLGVDFLLAAFEHDPLDGAIAGQILHVVQNSPLVSDGVKDLLRATVEAAGETPDTRYLGRLKLAGDMDAVRNYIEERLAGGQGALHWLKEAVALGAYRGEWDWVRGMVGGYAGHAPGWALAKLRGDMAMLAGDCDAAMEAYAESLNTVETALVFARLGEAMRRTGKKDEAHAAWVRSLSMRPWQVNLLMRLHDSILTQPGVSNILDGGLAVLLYTHNKADDLDATLATLAASDAIASSASAESCIIRVLDNGSTDGTADVLNKWEDTFGSDRFGVVRLPVNVGAPAARNWLLSLDDVRTCKYVAYLDDDAHVPPDWLDGLASAVARYPNAGVWGCKVVDAANPAVLQSVDHHLADPPPKAAQPDPESLDYQRRFKVSNLQHQDLDFGQFDYCRPCHSVTGCCHLFLRERLEESGLFDIRFSPTQYDDIEHDMRQCKDGLFPVYQGRLGVHHAKRSGSQSRTDPKATAGAMANLYKLQMLYSKDEITAMRARLTDALAEDLAAKRQALVNAGVLE, encoded by the coding sequence GTGGATTCTTCATCCGAGCAGACGTTTTTCAACCGACCCGAAACCCTTCCCGAACCGCTGCGGCGGCTCACTCTCATCGGCACGGACGGTCGTTTCCAACTGTTGGGACTGGCGCAGCAGGCGCTGGAATCCAATGACGAGCAGGTTGTCGTGCTCGGGGTGGATTTCCTGCTGGCCGCGTTCGAGCATGACCCGCTGGACGGCGCCATAGCTGGACAGATCCTCCATGTGGTGCAGAACTCACCGCTGGTGAGCGACGGCGTGAAGGACCTGCTGCGCGCCACGGTCGAGGCTGCGGGCGAGACGCCGGACACGCGCTACCTGGGCCGTCTGAAACTGGCCGGGGACATGGACGCCGTGCGCAATTATATCGAAGAGCGGCTGGCTGGCGGCCAGGGCGCTCTGCACTGGCTCAAGGAAGCTGTCGCCCTGGGCGCTTATCGCGGCGAATGGGACTGGGTGCGCGGCATGGTGGGCGGCTACGCCGGCCATGCGCCGGGCTGGGCGCTGGCAAAGCTGCGAGGGGACATGGCGATGCTGGCCGGCGATTGCGACGCAGCCATGGAGGCGTATGCCGAATCCCTGAACACGGTGGAAACGGCGCTCGTGTTCGCGCGGCTGGGCGAAGCCATGCGCCGGACAGGCAAAAAGGATGAAGCCCATGCTGCGTGGGTTCGCTCCCTGAGCATGCGGCCCTGGCAGGTGAACCTGTTGATGCGGCTGCACGACAGCATTCTTACCCAGCCAGGTGTGTCCAATATTCTGGATGGAGGTCTGGCCGTTCTGCTTTACACCCACAACAAAGCGGACGATCTGGACGCCACGCTGGCGACACTTGCCGCGAGCGACGCGATAGCTTCGAGCGCCTCGGCCGAATCCTGCATCATCCGCGTGCTGGACAACGGCTCTACCGACGGCACGGCCGACGTGCTGAATAAATGGGAAGACACGTTCGGCAGCGACCGTTTCGGCGTTGTGCGGCTGCCCGTGAACGTGGGCGCGCCTGCGGCCCGCAACTGGCTGCTGAGCCTGGATGACGTGCGGACATGCAAATACGTGGCGTACCTGGATGACGACGCGCACGTGCCGCCGGACTGGCTGGACGGACTCGCTTCGGCCGTGGCGCGGTACCCGAATGCCGGCGTCTGGGGTTGCAAGGTGGTGGACGCCGCAAACCCGGCCGTGCTTCAGAGCGTGGACCATCATCTTGCCGACCCGCCTCCCAAAGCGGCGCAGCCCGACCCGGAATCTCTCGACTACCAGCGTCGCTTCAAGGTTTCCAACCTCCAGCACCAGGACCTGGATTTCGGGCAGTTCGACTACTGCCGGCCTTGCCACTCCGTTACCGGGTGCTGCCATCTGTTTCTGCGTGAACGGCTGGAGGAGTCAGGACTCTTCGACATCCGCTTCTCGCCCACGCAGTACGACGACATCGAGCACGACATGCGGCAGTGCAAGGACGGGCTGTTCCCGGTGTACCAGGGCCGGCTGGGGGTGCATCACGCCAAGCGCAGCGGCAGCCAGAGCCGCACAGACCCCAAAGCCACTGCCGGAGCCATGGCGAATCTCTACAAATTGCAGATGCTCTACAGCAAGGACGAGATCACAGCCATGCGGGCCAGACTTACGGACGCTCTTGCAGAAGACCTGGCGGCAAAGCGGCAGGCGCTCGTTAACGCCGGCGTGCTGGAATGA
- a CDS encoding glycosyltransferase family 2 protein, whose product MLRFSPDLSAFAALDAALPLWKIGSEGALAQQLIHMASELAGEDTNALKFLAGLMDWSWQKSPLDSTLLGPYLALDRAAHHLPPATRAVAKALRTSTPGPDAIDTNIWNELHTAPEADLRRIAVNHASSAAGPMYLAAAFDRLLDAGIWEDAHALLTEFSSLPGPVQTRYEAEWAFHALDPAESLPYLKAVDPAIFGLWRGYRLARLTLLQGGRDEAREAFGELWREMPWHVNLTLLLHDMIEPPPTPDSNDRDAVGRSCVLLYSWNKADVLDTALTRLRETDLAGARVIVLDNGSTDATPDVLRKHQTDWPGNREHRFLIETLPVNVGAPAARNWLLSKTELRDAAAVAFLDDDALPESDSWLLDLMATLRRYPGHGAVGGRVTDHTPPYRCQAADFHLHPADGFPSQFPDFEENIHPADMGLGQREMGFFEYSRQCSHVTGCCHLIPRESLDAVGFFDIRFNPTQFDDLERDLRSCAAGFPARYCGHMGVRHMQHSSLAQATDPAKAAHIRGNKIKLEGLFAKDTVRKIVSRDQQAMRDDLLSKLARLIKVFGEQ is encoded by the coding sequence ATGCTCCGATTCTCTCCCGATCTCTCCGCCTTCGCCGCGCTCGATGCGGCCCTTCCTCTGTGGAAAATCGGCTCGGAAGGAGCCCTCGCCCAACAACTTATCCATATGGCCTCTGAGCTTGCGGGCGAGGACACCAATGCCCTGAAGTTTCTCGCAGGATTGATGGACTGGTCCTGGCAGAAGTCGCCGCTGGACAGCACACTGCTCGGCCCCTACCTCGCGCTGGACCGCGCCGCCCATCACCTCCCCCCCGCCACCCGCGCCGTGGCGAAGGCTCTGCGCACCAGCACTCCCGGCCCGGACGCCATAGACACCAACATCTGGAACGAACTGCACACCGCGCCCGAGGCCGATCTGCGACGCATCGCCGTGAACCATGCCAGTTCTGCTGCCGGACCGATGTATCTTGCAGCTGCGTTCGACCGGCTCCTGGACGCAGGCATCTGGGAGGACGCCCACGCCCTGCTCACGGAGTTTTCCTCCCTGCCCGGCCCCGTGCAGACGCGCTATGAAGCCGAATGGGCGTTCCATGCTCTCGACCCCGCAGAATCCCTCCCTTATCTTAAGGCAGTGGACCCGGCGATTTTCGGCTTGTGGCGAGGCTACCGTCTGGCCAGGCTCACCCTGCTCCAGGGCGGCAGAGACGAAGCCCGCGAAGCCTTTGGTGAACTCTGGCGCGAGATGCCCTGGCACGTCAATCTGACGCTCCTCCTGCACGATATGATCGAGCCGCCGCCGACGCCGGACTCAAACGACCGCGACGCCGTGGGGCGATCCTGTGTGCTGTTGTACTCCTGGAACAAGGCCGACGTTCTGGACACCGCGCTGACCAGGCTCAGGGAAACCGACCTGGCCGGCGCCCGTGTGATTGTGCTGGACAACGGCTCCACGGACGCGACGCCCGATGTACTCCGCAAACACCAGACGGACTGGCCCGGGAACCGCGAGCACCGCTTCCTCATCGAAACACTACCCGTGAACGTAGGCGCGCCGGCCGCGCGCAACTGGCTGCTTTCAAAAACTGAACTCCGGGACGCAGCCGCCGTGGCCTTCCTGGACGACGACGCCCTGCCCGAAAGCGACTCCTGGCTGCTCGACCTCATGGCGACGCTGCGGCGTTACCCCGGTCACGGCGCCGTGGGCGGCCGCGTGACCGACCACACGCCGCCGTATCGCTGCCAGGCCGCGGATTTCCATCTGCATCCGGCAGACGGCTTCCCTTCGCAGTTCCCTGATTTCGAGGAGAACATCCATCCTGCCGACATGGGGCTTGGTCAACGGGAAATGGGCTTTTTCGAGTACTCGCGCCAGTGCAGCCACGTCACCGGCTGCTGCCATCTCATCCCCCGCGAAAGCCTCGACGCCGTCGGGTTCTTCGACATCCGTTTCAATCCCACCCAGTTCGACGACCTGGAGCGGGACCTGCGCTCTTGCGCCGCCGGTTTCCCGGCCCGCTACTGCGGCCACATGGGCGTTCGCCACATGCAGCACTCCAGCCTGGCCCAGGCCACCGACCCCGCCAAGGCCGCGCACATCCGCGGCAACAAGATCAAACTCGAAGGCCTGTTCGCCAAGGATACGGTTCGTAAGATCGTCAGCCGCGACCAGCAGGCCATGCGCGACGACCTGCTCTCAAAACTAGCCAGACTCATTAAAGTTTTTGGAGAACAATGA
- a CDS encoding glycosyltransferase family 2 protein: MGTPRDTPRYTVVTPSRGDRPRALGQALDSVQAAADQAGVCVEMLVGFDGAHGERVRDYPFIRYVDFPFEGNFGNGIRDAFVKVARGARLLFVDDDNAVAPDAFSIWERCPETELVIGRIDVSRAFPDVGLLPRTGQDSPDTVIRQGNVDPLCLCVAKDLVIRAGGWRGEGGYESDFLNIRRYHRRARSAAVIDDVVGIYDAGAGLDSEGMNPRQKKSAGI; this comes from the coding sequence ATGGGAACGCCCAGGGACACGCCCAGATATACGGTCGTTACGCCCAGCCGTGGGGACAGGCCGCGCGCCCTGGGTCAGGCATTGGACAGCGTGCAGGCCGCCGCCGACCAGGCCGGCGTGTGCGTGGAAATGCTCGTGGGGTTCGACGGCGCGCACGGTGAGCGGGTTCGCGACTATCCATTCATCCGTTATGTGGATTTTCCTTTCGAGGGCAATTTCGGCAACGGCATCCGCGATGCGTTCGTCAAGGTCGCCCGGGGCGCTCGCCTGCTTTTTGTCGACGACGACAATGCGGTAGCTCCGGATGCCTTCTCGATCTGGGAGCGCTGTCCCGAGACGGAACTCGTCATCGGCCGCATCGACGTATCCAGGGCCTTTCCGGATGTGGGCCTGCTCCCGCGCACGGGGCAGGACTCGCCGGATACGGTGATCCGCCAGGGCAACGTAGACCCGCTGTGTCTCTGCGTCGCCAAGGACCTCGTGATCCGCGCCGGGGGCTGGCGTGGGGAGGGAGGGTACGAATCCGATTTTCTCAATATCCGCCGCTACCACCGCCGGGCGCGCAGCGCGGCCGTCATCGATGACGTGGTGGGCATCTACGACGCCGGCGCGGGCCTGGATTCCGAAGGCATGAATCCACGGCAGAAAAAGTCAGCCGGGATTTAA
- a CDS encoding TrmH family RNA methyltransferase — translation MARNPNLPPSERRLARIRGVLARRQKDLTLVLSNIHDPHNVSAIYRSCDAFGVHSVHLHYTSTAFPSLGRKSSGSARKWVETVRHKNRDELAAALHVMDATIIATSFSKDAKPVTDFDFTKPTAVIFGNEHSGVEDELKEIAHAEAYIPMMGMVQSLNVSVAAAVTLFEAWRQRNEAGMYDTPNMSSEELAALEAAWCKL, via the coding sequence ATGGCCAGAAATCCGAATCTCCCCCCATCCGAGCGCAGGCTCGCCCGCATCCGCGGCGTGCTGGCCAGGCGACAGAAAGACCTCACCCTGGTCCTGTCCAACATCCACGATCCGCATAACGTTTCGGCCATCTACCGCAGCTGCGACGCATTCGGCGTGCATAGTGTTCATCTGCATTATACGAGCACGGCGTTCCCTTCGCTGGGGCGAAAATCCTCCGGTTCGGCCCGTAAATGGGTGGAGACAGTGCGCCACAAGAACCGCGACGAGCTCGCCGCCGCCCTGCACGTCATGGACGCGACCATCATCGCCACGAGTTTCTCAAAGGACGCGAAGCCCGTTACGGACTTCGACTTCACCAAACCCACGGCTGTCATTTTCGGCAATGAGCATAGCGGCGTGGAAGACGAGCTCAAGGAAATCGCCCATGCCGAGGCGTACATTCCCATGATGGGCATGGTGCAGTCGCTCAATGTTTCCGTGGCCGCCGCCGTGACGCTGTTCGAGGCGTGGCGGCAGCGTAACGAGGCCGGCATGTACGACACCCCCAATATGTCGTCCGAGGAACTCGCCGCCCTCGAAGCGGCGTGGTGCAAGCTATAG
- a CDS encoding universal stress protein gives MEKHLLLTISNDQETSYNLRFIRHFFENLCDIRLTLFYVAPRAPEWQLDSKDLSPNRQAVAQIEKIKDSTGKRALENAKKWIVAEGCELAKVHTKVVYSKHGTVNEIIKEAHHGLYDACVLGRRGVSWFGELIEDSVSHRILWKELDFPVWICRRPETGLNRNVLLCVDDTESSMRMADHVGYMLEGMRRHKVTMFHARTPGSTADPAALFAQARSLLLEAGMDEDLIEEEVAESRNAVGAILDKGKKGRYTAVAMGRAAGAPGTMERFFPGSVSTGLLRRVEDFALWISK, from the coding sequence ATGGAAAAACACCTGCTGCTGACCATATCCAACGACCAGGAGACTTCATACAATCTGCGGTTCATCCGCCATTTTTTCGAGAACCTCTGCGATATCCGCCTCACCCTGTTCTACGTGGCGCCGCGCGCGCCGGAGTGGCAGCTGGATTCCAAGGATCTCTCACCAAATCGCCAGGCCGTGGCGCAAATTGAAAAAATCAAGGACTCCACAGGAAAACGGGCTCTGGAAAACGCAAAAAAGTGGATAGTGGCCGAGGGCTGCGAACTGGCCAAGGTTCACACCAAAGTAGTGTACTCCAAGCATGGTACGGTCAACGAGATCATCAAGGAAGCGCACCACGGCCTGTACGATGCATGCGTGCTGGGCCGGCGGGGCGTGTCCTGGTTCGGCGAACTCATCGAAGACAGCGTGAGCCACCGCATCCTCTGGAAGGAGCTCGACTTCCCGGTGTGGATATGCCGGCGTCCGGAAACCGGCTTGAATCGCAACGTGCTGCTGTGCGTGGACGACACCGAATCCTCCATGCGCATGGCCGACCATGTAGGCTATATGCTGGAGGGCATGCGCAGACACAAGGTCACCATGTTCCACGCGCGTACGCCGGGAAGCACGGCCGATCCGGCGGCGTTGTTCGCCCAGGCGCGTTCACTGCTCCTGGAAGCAGGAATGGACGAAGATCTCATCGAGGAAGAAGTCGCGGAGTCCAGAAATGCGGTGGGCGCCATTCTGGACAAGGGCAAGAAGGGGCGATACACGGCCGTGGCCATGGGCCGCGCAGCCGGTGCGCCCGGCACCATGGAGCGATTTTTCCCGGGTTCCGTATCAACCGGCCTTTTGCGCCGCGTCGAGGATTTCGCGCTCTGGATCAGTAAGTAG
- a CDS encoding Na+/H+ antiporter subunit E, translated as MANISETSPFSPDQCDTEAPEFLVQGPACSLPSESSRHTGEAANETRPRRRPAAVIATFLLMMATWLVLSNMRDAFHIVLGVISSGIVAWFSSDMLFSSAAPVKSTRVAWYRFPLYIPWLLWQIFMANLWVLYLVFHPRMRDMINPRIITFRSNLKSRMAQITFANSITLTPGTITVDVDWNGTFTVHALDEKSAIGLPGEMEQRVARVFGED; from the coding sequence ATGGCTAACATTTCCGAGACATCGCCCTTTTCACCCGATCAGTGCGACACCGAAGCCCCTGAATTCTTAGTCCAGGGGCCGGCATGCTCGCTGCCTTCGGAATCGTCCCGGCACACCGGTGAGGCGGCCAACGAAACGCGGCCCAGGCGCAGGCCAGCCGCCGTCATCGCGACGTTCCTGTTGATGATGGCCACCTGGCTCGTACTGTCCAACATGCGCGACGCCTTCCACATCGTCCTTGGCGTGATATCCAGCGGCATTGTCGCGTGGTTTTCCTCGGACATGCTCTTCAGCAGCGCCGCACCGGTAAAAAGCACGCGGGTGGCCTGGTATCGCTTTCCGCTCTACATTCCATGGCTGCTCTGGCAGATTTTCATGGCCAACCTGTGGGTGCTCTACCTGGTGTTCCATCCGCGCATGCGCGACATGATCAACCCGAGGATCATCACCTTCAGAAGCAATCTGAAGAGCCGTATGGCGCAGATCACCTTCGCCAACTCCATTACCCTCACGCCCGGCACCATCACCGTGGACGTCGACTGGAACGGCACGTTCACCGTGCACGCCCTGGACGAAAAGTCCGCAATCGGCCTGCCCGGAGAGATGGAGCAACGCGTGGCGCGGGTCTTCGGGGAGGATTAG
- a CDS encoding monovalent cation/H+ antiporter complex subunit F, translating into MDTFLLYSGLALVLIMILSMYRGIVGPTVLDRIISVNAVGSKTVVLLIIIGFLYGRVDMFVDIALAYAMLNFVAVLAAAKYFYKRRGLHEEPGQGARLTDLPEREEENA; encoded by the coding sequence ATGGACACCTTCCTGCTTTACTCCGGCTTGGCCCTCGTACTCATCATGATCCTTTCCATGTACCGAGGCATCGTGGGCCCCACCGTTCTGGACCGCATCATCAGCGTGAACGCCGTGGGCTCCAAAACCGTGGTCCTGCTCATCATCATCGGCTTTCTGTACGGCAGGGTGGACATGTTCGTGGACATCGCCCTTGCCTACGCCATGCTCAACTTCGTGGCCGTGCTCGCCGCGGCCAAGTACTTCTACAAACGCCGGGGGCTGCATGAAGAGCCCGGCCAGGGAGCCCGCCTTACCGATCTGCCCGAACGGGAGGAGGAAAACGCATGA
- the mnhG gene encoding monovalent cation/H(+) antiporter subunit G: MILNIVVITFMLMGLFFYVGGTVGILRLPDFYTRLHAAGKLDTLGALAMLFGLALFNLHEFNIDTLQVALKIMLAVAFVFIASPTATHAITDAGLVGGLPPWRKHARAGLFSPAAYREPKKRKER, from the coding sequence ATGATCCTGAACATCGTCGTCATAACGTTCATGCTGATGGGGTTGTTCTTCTACGTGGGCGGCACCGTGGGAATTCTCCGGCTTCCGGACTTCTACACGCGGCTGCACGCCGCTGGTAAGCTGGACACTCTCGGCGCGCTCGCCATGCTCTTCGGCCTGGCGCTCTTCAACCTGCACGAGTTCAATATCGACACGCTCCAGGTCGCGCTCAAGATCATGCTCGCCGTGGCTTTCGTTTTCATCGCCTCGCCCACGGCCACGCATGCCATCACGGACGCCGGTCTGGTTGGCGGCCTGCCGCCCTGGCGCAAACATGCCCGTGCCGGCCTCTTCTCGCCTGCGGCGTATCGCGAGCCCAAGAAAAGGAAGGAGCGGTAG
- a CDS encoding Na(+)/H(+) antiporter subunit B: MFWQIDNAVLTLVIICAVAAIQIKDLLGAAIFFGIYSFMMCVLWAVMGAVDVAFTEATVGAGVSTVLFIAAVFRTTRRTKD, from the coding sequence ATGTTCTGGCAGATCGACAACGCCGTATTGACACTGGTGATCATCTGTGCTGTCGCCGCCATCCAAATCAAAGACCTGCTCGGCGCAGCCATTTTTTTCGGCATTTACAGCTTCATGATGTGCGTGCTCTGGGCTGTCATGGGCGCCGTTGACGTGGCCTTCACCGAGGCGACCGTCGGCGCCGGCGTCTCCACCGTTCTGTTCATCGCGGCCGTCTTCCGCACCACCAGGAGGACGAAAGATTGA
- the mbhE gene encoding hydrogen gas-evolving membrane-bound hydrogenase subunit E, with protein sequence MKKVSFAIVLVFGGLLIFVLTDFPKWGDPESPASTHLSPYFLEHALEDTAVPNIVTAVLADYRSYDTMFEVVVVFTAAMACFFLLRVLVCYNLREEKLYRHLESGVIIRITGSQTLSATSSFLRVESPRARFDVVTSKVARLLIPFLQIYALYVVAHGHHSPGGGFQGGVTLGAAYILYAISHDLQTACDRYLERHMFILLVGGVLLYAGTGAVCMALGGNFLDYSVLAPLFRLPVAETRSFSILIVEIGVAMTVMATMVLLYNFLVSNGRCEEGL encoded by the coding sequence TTGAAAAAGGTCTCTTTCGCTATCGTCCTGGTGTTTGGTGGCCTGCTGATTTTCGTGCTCACGGATTTTCCCAAATGGGGAGATCCGGAGTCCCCGGCGTCCACACACCTGTCGCCGTATTTCCTTGAGCACGCACTCGAAGACACGGCGGTGCCCAACATCGTCACCGCGGTTCTGGCCGACTATCGTAGCTACGACACCATGTTCGAGGTCGTGGTGGTCTTTACCGCGGCCATGGCCTGCTTCTTCCTGCTGCGAGTGCTCGTGTGCTACAACCTGCGCGAGGAAAAGCTCTACCGCCACCTGGAGTCCGGCGTCATCATACGCATAACCGGGTCCCAGACCCTGTCGGCCACGTCCAGTTTCCTCCGCGTTGAAAGCCCGCGCGCGAGATTCGACGTCGTCACGTCCAAAGTTGCGCGGCTGCTCATTCCCTTCCTCCAGATATACGCTTTGTACGTGGTCGCTCACGGACACCACAGCCCGGGCGGCGGCTTCCAGGGAGGCGTCACCCTCGGGGCGGCATACATTCTGTACGCCATCTCGCACGACCTCCAGACCGCCTGCGACAGATATCTTGAGCGCCACATGTTCATCCTGCTCGTCGGCGGCGTGCTTCTGTACGCCGGCACCGGCGCAGTCTGCATGGCCCTGGGCGGCAACTTTCTGGACTACTCGGTCCTTGCGCCGCTCTTCAGGCTCCCGGTCGCGGAAACCCGGTCCTTTTCCATCCTTATTGTGGAGATCGGCGTGGCAATGACGGTCATGGCGACCATGGTCCTGCTTTACAACTTCCTGGTCTCGAACGGCCGCTGCGAGGAGGGGCTGTGA